From the genome of Mucilaginibacter paludis DSM 18603:
ACCGCAAATAGTTTATTGAGATATGGTTCCGGGAGTGCCATAAAATCCATTTCCGTTAATGTAAGGGTCAGCTGATGTAATGTGATAGTGATAGATACCGTTCGGGTAATCGGCGGTAGCCGTTGTATGTCCGTGGTAAACATCCAAATCGGCGTTGGTTATCGTTTTGCTATTTTCGGTTGGGCCGTAAACGGGGAAACCATCCAGTAAAAATCCTATCAGGGCATCTTTTCCTTTGGTACTTGTTAGGTAAAAAGGCTCTGCATGGTAATGGTAAACCCCGCTTAGTTGCGGGTGGCCGCCATATTGATCAAACCCGTTTATCTCGTTAGTTAGCGGTGCGCGCATGGCAGCATACTGGTTAAAAATGGCTATCCCGTTAATGGCCACACCCATAGCTCCCAATGGTGTTGATGCATGGCTGGCAGCAACCGCCGGATGTAAGGGGATTTTATAAGTAGCATCATTTTCGGCAATGGTATTTGGGTTTTGTTGCCAGTTGGGGTTAGTGCCATTATAAGCTTCGTATTTAGTAGATGCCCATTGCGTGCCCTGGTAATAAGGAGATTTATGATCGGGAAGATTTTTTGCCTTGATCACTACAAAGTCGCCCTCAATATAAATGTCGGTAGCGCCGTAAATTTTTTTGTAAACGTCAGGCACATTGGCGCCTATATTGGTAACTGTACTGGTATCAGTATTGGACGAATTTTTTTTACAGGCGCATATAATTATCGTTAGTAACGCGATACTGCTGGCAAGGAATAGTTTAGCTTTCATGATGAGAGGAAAAAGGGTTTATCTGTAATTAGATGCTTTGGGCCTTTAAATCCTGCGGGCCATACCAAAAAATATTTTTAATTGTGTGGTGGTCCCTCGGGCGGAAGGTTTTGCCCTGGCCTCATATCCTCGGGTGGCGGCCCTTGCGGTCGTTCGCTCTCTTCGCCATGGAGCCCTCCCAGGCGTTGGCCCGGTTTGCGGCCCGGTCCGCTCATCATACGTACTACATCCTGTATAATGCTGTCAAATTTTTGTTGCTGTGCCATGGTTAAAATGGCACGTAGCTCTCTGAAATGATATAGGGTAGCCTTTTCAACAAGGGATTGGTTATTGCTAATTCTGTCCGACAGTCGGTTAATCAGCGCTGTATCTATTTTGGGCGCTTTAATGTAATTGAACAGGCTATCGTGCAACAGATGGTTTTGCCGGCTAAGCGTGTTAGTTAGCTGCCGGTGTTTATTTCGCATAACGGCGAATAGCTCCTGCTGTTTTGTTGTAAGGGAAAGGGTGCTTATCAAGATGTCTTTCGGTTCCATAGCTGGACCGTAATTGCCATGGCCGGGCCTGCTTTTATGGAACCACATCAAAGCCAATACCCCACTGTTAATAATGAGCAGTATAATTACCACAGCTAACCAAAGTTTATAATTCTTCATCGTTTTAATAACTGTATTGATCTGTATTTAAATGATACTCGCTGGCAAGAGCTTCTGCAGCCGAACTTTGTGCCTTG
Proteins encoded in this window:
- a CDS encoding YHYH protein, with the translated sequence MKAKLFLASSIALLTIIICACKKNSSNTDTSTVTNIGANVPDVYKKIYGATDIYIEGDFVVIKAKNLPDHKSPYYQGTQWASTKYEAYNGTNPNWQQNPNTIAENDATYKIPLHPAVAASHASTPLGAMGVAINGIAIFNQYAAMRAPLTNEINGFDQYGGHPQLSGVYHYHAEPFYLTSTKGKDALIGFLLDGFPVYGPTENSKTITNADLDVYHGHTTATADYPNGIYHYHITSADPYINGNGFYGTPGTISQ
- a CDS encoding Spy/CpxP family protein refolding chaperone, which gives rise to MKNYKLWLAVVIILLIINSGVLALMWFHKSRPGHGNYGPAMEPKDILISTLSLTTKQQELFAVMRNKHRQLTNTLSRQNHLLHDSLFNYIKAPKIDTALINRLSDRISNNQSLVEKATLYHFRELRAILTMAQQQKFDSIIQDVVRMMSGPGRKPGQRLGGLHGEESERPQGPPPEDMRPGQNLPPEGPPHN